The Streptomyces sp. NBC_01353 genome contains a region encoding:
- a CDS encoding M1 family metallopeptidase: protein MPLTPRNRSPRARWLRSAVLVAASAGLVAASLPAPAPLGIGDPLFPHLGNPGYDVLSYDIDLTYQGKNTEPLAAVTRIDALATADLERINLDFTHGKVASVTVDGEPADFVTSGEDLVITPAQPAEDGDPLTIAVTHTSDPSGPADTGGWVRTGDGLAMANQADAAHRVFPSNDHPADKAYFTFRITAPSALTAVANGLPVDQKADGTTTTWTYRTTHPMATELAQVSIGRTTVVHRTGPHGLPLRDVVRTADRELMEPWLKRTPGHIEWMERQVGAYPFETYGLLVADADTGFELETQTLSLFERRLFTEPAYPEWYVDSIMVHELAHQWFGNSVSPRTWSDLWLNEGHASWYEALYAEETAKQSLEQRMRAAYGASDAWRADGGPPAAPEPPTPGQKISLFRPVVYDGSALVLYALRQEIGKEAFQSLERRWVSEHADSTATTADFTALASEIAGRDLTSFFAGWLYAEKTPPMPGHPDWRSRPAAGARGAVKPG from the coding sequence ATGCCGCTCACACCCCGAAATCGCTCCCCACGCGCGCGTTGGCTGCGTTCCGCCGTCCTGGTCGCCGCCTCGGCCGGGCTCGTCGCCGCCTCCCTCCCCGCACCCGCGCCGCTCGGGATCGGAGACCCGCTCTTCCCTCACCTCGGCAACCCGGGCTACGACGTCCTCTCGTACGACATCGATCTCACCTATCAGGGCAAGAACACCGAGCCGCTCGCTGCGGTGACCCGGATCGACGCCCTCGCCACCGCCGACCTGGAGCGGATCAACCTCGACTTCACGCACGGCAAGGTCGCCTCGGTCACCGTCGATGGCGAACCGGCCGACTTCGTGACCAGCGGCGAGGACCTGGTGATCACACCCGCCCAGCCTGCCGAGGACGGCGACCCGCTGACCATCGCCGTCACCCACACCAGCGATCCCAGTGGCCCCGCCGACACCGGCGGCTGGGTCCGCACCGGCGACGGTCTCGCCATGGCCAACCAGGCCGACGCCGCCCACCGGGTCTTCCCCTCCAACGACCACCCCGCCGACAAGGCGTACTTCACCTTCCGCATCACCGCCCCCAGCGCGCTGACGGCCGTCGCCAACGGCCTCCCGGTCGACCAGAAAGCCGACGGGACCACCACGACCTGGACGTACCGCACGACCCACCCCATGGCCACCGAGCTCGCCCAGGTCTCCATCGGCCGCACCACCGTCGTCCACCGGACCGGCCCCCACGGGCTCCCCCTGAGGGACGTGGTGCGCACCGCCGACCGCGAGCTCATGGAGCCCTGGCTGAAGCGCACCCCCGGCCACATCGAGTGGATGGAGCGCCAGGTCGGCGCCTATCCCTTCGAGACGTACGGACTCCTGGTGGCCGACGCCGACACCGGATTCGAGCTGGAGACCCAGACCCTCTCTCTCTTCGAGAGAAGGCTCTTCACCGAGCCCGCGTACCCGGAGTGGTACGTCGACTCGATCATGGTCCATGAGCTGGCCCACCAATGGTTCGGCAACAGCGTCTCGCCCCGCACATGGTCCGACCTGTGGCTCAACGAGGGGCACGCGAGCTGGTACGAGGCGCTGTACGCAGAGGAGACGGCCAAGCAGTCCCTCGAGCAGCGCATGAGGGCCGCCTACGGGGCTTCCGACGCCTGGCGTGCCGACGGCGGACCGCCCGCCGCCCCCGAGCCGCCCACGCCGGGCCAGAAGATCAGCCTCTTCCGGCCCGTCGTCTACGACGGCAGCGCTCTGGTCCTCTACGCCCTCCGTCAGGAGATCGGCAAGGAGGCCTTCCAGAGCCTGGAACGCCGCTGGGTGAGCGAGCACGCCGACTCCACCGCCACCACCGCCGACTTCACGGCGCTCGCCTCCGAGATCGCGGGGCGTGACCTCACGTCGTTCTTCGCGGGCTGGCTGTACGCGGAGAAGACCCCGCCGATGCCCGGGCACCCGGACTGGCGCTCCCGCCCGGCCGCCGGGGCCCGCGGCGCCGTAAAACCGGGGTGA
- a CDS encoding IucA/IucC family protein, producing MNASPASEASDTGSAARGPLTVEQATVPRQHSGPYDPQPTPAPHAPVNVDAAVGSTAARVDHLDDPDAHRAADTATIENLLRCWVREKNLPAPESTTLRIPLDASGTALLVPVLYWSPTGWHRFGPPALEGLHPTAPTADAVTVAALLSRETGRPEGTELVGRVADSTRRTAEFITERRRRPTPGPEADLFLTAEQSLLLGHPLHPTPKSREGLSEAEARLYSPELHGSFPLHWMAVAPTVLAADSAWTEQGRPVTAAQLAAGLAEGLELPAGTVPLPLHPWQARELLHRPAVAALLDAGLLHDLGPHGATWHPTSSVRTVHRPGARTMLKLSLGVRITNSRRENLRKELHRGVEVHRLLRTGLVDQWQAAHPGFDIVRDPAWLAVDTPAGEPIPGLDVMVRHNPFAAGDDAVCIAALTAPRPWPGTTRMRSRLADIVTRLAARTGRPTTAVAAEWFLRYLDQVVRPVLWLDGHAGVALEAHQQNTLVLLDTHGWPIGGRYRDNQGYYFRESRRDELENRLPGIGTASDTFVSDQVTDERFAYYLGINNVLGLIGAFGAQRLADERVLLAGFRQFLTSATGLGSPLPHRLLEAATLRCKANLLTRLHGLDELVGPVDTQSVYVAITNPLRS from the coding sequence GTGAACGCCAGCCCCGCATCCGAAGCGTCCGACACCGGCAGCGCCGCACGCGGCCCGCTCACCGTCGAGCAGGCCACCGTCCCCCGGCAGCACTCCGGCCCGTACGACCCCCAGCCCACTCCCGCTCCGCACGCCCCCGTGAACGTCGATGCGGCTGTGGGCAGTACGGCTGCTCGGGTGGACCACCTCGACGACCCGGACGCACACCGCGCCGCCGACACCGCGACCATCGAGAACCTGCTGCGCTGCTGGGTACGCGAGAAGAACCTTCCCGCCCCCGAATCCACGACCCTCCGCATCCCCCTCGATGCCAGCGGCACCGCCCTCCTCGTCCCCGTCCTCTACTGGTCGCCGACGGGATGGCATCGCTTCGGGCCTCCCGCCCTCGAAGGACTGCACCCCACCGCTCCCACCGCCGACGCCGTCACCGTCGCCGCCCTCCTCAGCCGCGAGACCGGCCGCCCCGAAGGAACCGAACTCGTCGGCCGCGTCGCCGACTCGACCCGCCGCACCGCCGAGTTCATCACCGAGCGGCGCCGCCGCCCCACCCCCGGTCCCGAAGCGGACCTCTTCCTCACCGCCGAGCAGTCCCTGCTGCTCGGCCACCCTCTTCACCCCACCCCCAAGAGCCGCGAAGGGCTCTCCGAGGCCGAAGCCCGGCTCTACTCACCCGAGCTCCACGGATCCTTCCCACTGCACTGGATGGCCGTCGCCCCCACGGTCCTCGCCGCCGACTCCGCCTGGACCGAACAGGGCCGCCCGGTCACCGCAGCCCAGCTCGCCGCCGGACTCGCCGAAGGTCTGGAACTGCCCGCCGGGACCGTGCCGTTGCCCCTGCACCCGTGGCAGGCGCGTGAGCTGTTGCACCGCCCCGCCGTCGCCGCCCTCCTGGACGCCGGCCTGCTCCACGACCTCGGTCCCCACGGCGCCACCTGGCACCCCACCTCCTCCGTGCGCACCGTGCACCGACCCGGCGCCCGGACGATGCTCAAGCTCTCCCTCGGCGTACGCATCACCAACTCCCGCCGCGAGAACCTCCGCAAGGAACTCCACCGCGGCGTGGAGGTCCACCGGCTGCTCCGCACCGGGCTCGTCGACCAATGGCAGGCCGCCCACCCCGGCTTCGACATCGTCCGCGACCCCGCCTGGCTCGCGGTCGACACCCCGGCCGGCGAACCGATCCCCGGACTCGACGTCATGGTCCGCCACAACCCCTTCGCCGCCGGGGACGACGCCGTCTGCATCGCCGCCCTCACCGCGCCGCGCCCCTGGCCCGGCACCACGCGGATGCGCTCCCGCCTCGCCGACATCGTCACCCGGCTCGCCGCCCGCACCGGCCGCCCCACCACGGCCGTCGCCGCGGAGTGGTTCCTGCGCTACCTCGACCAGGTCGTCCGCCCCGTGCTCTGGCTCGACGGTCACGCGGGCGTCGCCCTCGAAGCCCACCAGCAGAACACCCTGGTGCTCCTCGACACCCACGGCTGGCCCATCGGCGGCCGCTACCGCGACAACCAGGGGTACTACTTCCGCGAGTCCCGCCGCGACGAGCTGGAAAACCGACTCCCCGGCATCGGCACCGCCAGCGACACGTTCGTCTCCGACCAGGTCACCGACGAGCGCTTCGCCTACTACCTCGGCATCAACAACGTCCTCGGCCTCATCGGAGCCTTCGGCGCCCAGCGTCTCGCCGACGAACGCGTCCTGCTCGCCGGCTTCCGCCAGTTCCTCACCTCCGCCACCGGCCTCGGCTCCCCGCTGCCGCACCGGCTCCTGGAAGCCGCGACCCTGCGCTGCAAGGCCAACCTCCTCACCCGCCTGCACGGCCTCGACGAACTCGTCGGACCCGTGGACACCCAGTCCGTCTACGTCGCCATCACCAACCCCCTCCGTTCCTGA
- the hflX gene encoding GTPase HflX — MTSSSSPSQDEQSFAETNRTESLRADALMEEDVAWSHEIDGERDGDQFDRSERAALRRVAGLSTELEDVTEVEYRQLRLERVVLVGVWTSGTVQDAENSLAELAALAETAGALVLDGVIQRRDKPDPATFIGSGKARELRDIVLESGADTVVCDGELSPGQLIALEDVVKVKVVDRTALILDIFAQHAKSREGKAQVALAQMQYMLPRLRGWGQSLSRQMGGGGGGGMATRGPGETKIETDRRRIREKMAKMRREIAEMKTGRDIKRQERRRHKVPSVAIAGYTNAGKSSLLNRLTGAGVLVENALFATLDPTVRRAETPSGRVYTLADTVGFVRHLPHHLVEAFRSTMEEVGESDLILHVVDGSHPAPEEQLAAVREVFRDVGAVNVPEVVVVNKADAADPLVLQRLMRAERHAIAVSARTGEGIEELLALIDAELPRPQVEIEALVPYTEGGLVSRVHAEGELLSEEHTPEGTLLKARVHEELAAFLTPYVPAAH, encoded by the coding sequence ATGACCTCCTCTTCATCCCCTTCCCAGGACGAGCAGAGCTTCGCGGAGACGAACCGCACCGAGAGCCTTCGGGCCGATGCCCTGATGGAAGAGGACGTCGCCTGGAGCCACGAGATCGACGGAGAGCGGGACGGCGATCAGTTCGACCGCTCCGAGCGCGCGGCCCTGCGGCGCGTGGCGGGCCTCTCCACCGAGCTCGAGGACGTCACCGAGGTCGAGTACCGGCAGCTGCGCCTTGAGCGCGTCGTGCTGGTCGGCGTATGGACCTCGGGGACCGTCCAGGACGCGGAGAACTCCCTGGCGGAGCTCGCGGCCCTCGCCGAGACGGCGGGCGCCCTGGTACTCGACGGCGTGATCCAGCGCCGTGACAAGCCGGACCCGGCCACCTTCATCGGTTCCGGCAAGGCCCGTGAGCTGCGGGACATCGTGCTCGAGTCCGGCGCTGACACCGTCGTCTGTGACGGCGAGCTCAGCCCCGGCCAGCTCATCGCCCTCGAAGACGTCGTCAAGGTGAAGGTGGTCGACCGGACCGCGCTCATCCTCGACATCTTCGCCCAGCACGCCAAGTCCCGAGAGGGCAAGGCGCAGGTCGCGCTGGCGCAGATGCAGTACATGCTGCCGCGACTGCGAGGCTGGGGTCAGTCGCTCTCCCGTCAGATGGGTGGCGGCGGCGGTGGCGGCATGGCCACCCGTGGTCCCGGTGAGACCAAGATCGAGACCGACCGGCGTCGGATCCGCGAGAAGATGGCGAAGATGCGCCGGGAGATCGCGGAGATGAAGACCGGCCGCGACATCAAGCGGCAGGAGCGGCGCCGTCACAAGGTTCCCTCTGTCGCCATCGCCGGATACACCAACGCCGGCAAGTCCTCGCTGCTCAACCGGCTGACCGGTGCGGGTGTGCTGGTGGAGAACGCACTGTTCGCCACCCTCGACCCGACCGTGCGCCGGGCCGAGACGCCCAGCGGCCGGGTGTACACCCTGGCCGACACCGTCGGGTTCGTACGGCACCTGCCGCACCACCTGGTCGAGGCGTTCCGCTCCACGATGGAGGAGGTCGGCGAATCCGATCTGATCCTGCACGTGGTCGACGGTTCGCACCCGGCTCCGGAGGAGCAGCTCGCGGCGGTACGCGAGGTGTTCCGCGACGTCGGCGCGGTCAACGTGCCGGAGGTCGTGGTCGTCAACAAGGCGGACGCGGCCGACCCGCTCGTCCTGCAGAGGCTGATGCGGGCCGAGCGCCACGCGATCGCGGTCTCCGCCCGTACGGGCGAGGGCATCGAGGAGCTGCTCGCGCTCATCGACGCCGAACTGCCGCGGCCGCAGGTCGAGATCGAGGCGCTCGTGCCGTACACCGAGGGCGGGCTGGTGTCCCGGGTGCACGCCGAGGGTGAGCTGCTCTCCGAGGAGCACACCCCGGAGGGCACGCTGCTCAAGGCGCGTGTGCACGAGGAGCTGGCGGCGTTCCTGACGCCGTACGTACCGGCCGCTCACTGA
- a CDS encoding diaminobutyrate--2-oxoglutarate transaminase family protein: MAVTEPAPAVPSAAQAHQRERRAGEGGALEGILRRQSLRESAARTYARSLPIVPVRARGLTIEGADGRRYLDCLSGAGTLALGHNHPVVLEAIRKVLDSGAPLHVLDLATPVKDAFTTELFATLPAALARDARIQFCGPAGTDAVEAALKLVRTATGRRGLLSFTGAYHGMTAGALDASGGATDVRVTRLPYPQNYRCPFGVGGERGAELSARWTENLLDDPKSGVPTPAAMILEPVQGEGGVIPAPDAWLRRMREITAARSIPLIADEVQTGVGRTGAFWAVEHSGIVPDVMVLSKAIGGSLPLAVIVYRSELDAWEPGAHAGTFRGNQLAMAAGAATLAYVRENRLADRAATLGARMLGRLQGLAAAHPRIGDVRGRGLMIGVELVDPDSEEPGDLGATVPPADPALATAVQRECLDRGLIVELGGRHSGVVRLLPPLTLTDEQAEAVLDRFADALAAAERVHRPGPHARGTRLGNDTGPTGPSH, translated from the coding sequence GTGGCCGTGACCGAACCAGCTCCGGCCGTACCGTCGGCCGCGCAGGCGCACCAGCGGGAGCGGAGGGCGGGTGAAGGGGGCGCACTTGAAGGCATCCTGCGTCGCCAGTCGCTGCGCGAATCGGCGGCGCGCACATATGCGCGCTCACTGCCGATCGTTCCCGTACGGGCCCGGGGACTGACCATCGAGGGCGCGGACGGCCGGCGTTATCTGGACTGCCTGTCCGGCGCGGGGACCCTGGCCCTCGGGCACAACCACCCGGTGGTCCTCGAAGCCATCAGGAAGGTCCTCGACTCCGGAGCCCCCCTGCACGTCCTCGACCTCGCCACCCCGGTCAAGGACGCCTTCACCACCGAGCTGTTCGCCACGCTGCCGGCCGCACTCGCCCGCGACGCGCGCATCCAGTTCTGCGGACCGGCGGGCACGGACGCAGTCGAGGCCGCCCTCAAACTCGTTCGCACCGCCACCGGCCGACGCGGCCTGCTCAGCTTCACCGGCGCCTACCACGGCATGACGGCCGGAGCCCTCGACGCCTCGGGGGGTGCGACGGACGTACGGGTCACCCGGCTGCCCTATCCGCAGAACTACCGCTGCCCCTTCGGCGTCGGCGGCGAGCGCGGAGCCGAACTGTCCGCGCGCTGGACGGAGAACCTCCTCGACGACCCCAAGAGCGGGGTCCCCACCCCCGCCGCGATGATCCTCGAACCGGTCCAGGGCGAGGGCGGTGTCATCCCCGCCCCGGACGCCTGGCTCCGCCGGATGCGGGAGATCACCGCGGCCCGCTCCATCCCGCTCATCGCCGACGAGGTCCAGACGGGCGTCGGACGCACCGGCGCCTTCTGGGCCGTGGAGCACAGCGGCATCGTCCCCGACGTCATGGTCCTCTCCAAGGCCATCGGCGGTTCCCTCCCGCTCGCGGTCATCGTCTACAGGTCGGAGCTCGACGCCTGGGAACCCGGCGCCCACGCGGGCACTTTCCGTGGCAACCAGCTCGCCATGGCAGCCGGAGCGGCCACCCTCGCGTACGTACGGGAGAACCGGCTCGCCGACCGCGCGGCCACCCTCGGCGCCCGGATGCTCGGACGGCTCCAGGGCCTGGCCGCGGCCCACCCCCGCATCGGCGATGTGCGCGGCCGGGGGCTGATGATCGGCGTCGAGCTGGTGGACCCGGACTCCGAGGAGCCGGGCGACCTCGGTGCCACCGTCCCGCCGGCCGACCCTGCCCTCGCGACGGCAGTCCAGCGGGAATGCCTCGACCGCGGTCTCATCGTCGAACTCGGCGGCCGCCACTCGGGAGTCGTACGCCTCCTCCCTCCGCTCACCCTCACCGACGAGCAGGCCGAAGCCGTCCTCGACCGTTTCGCCGACGCCCTGGCCGCCGCCGAACGCGTCCACCGCCCGGGGCCTCACGCCCGCGGTACGCGTCTCGGCAACGACACCGGACCGACCGGACCGTCCCACTGA
- a CDS encoding GNAT family N-acetyltransferase, whose translation MPPTDASTDPGTDSGAGSRPPTDTGGEDTLDLHLADELVALLGTDGTATTFGDLLDDVATWGPAATPVGSFHLVPVRIERDLALLTRWMNDPAVAAFWDLAGPESVTESHIRARLDGDGRSVPCLGALDSTPMSYFEIYRADLDPLSRHYPARPHDTGIHLLLGSVADRGRGVGTTLLRAVADLVLDHRPRCTRVIAEPDLRNTPSVSAFLSAGFRLSAEVDLPDKRAALMVRDRALRHVL comes from the coding sequence ATGCCCCCCACCGATGCGAGCACCGACCCGGGCACCGACTCCGGAGCCGGCTCCCGACCACCGACCGACACGGGCGGTGAGGACACCCTGGACCTGCATCTCGCTGACGAACTCGTCGCCCTGCTCGGCACCGACGGCACGGCGACAACGTTCGGCGACCTCCTCGACGACGTCGCCACCTGGGGTCCGGCGGCCACCCCTGTCGGCTCGTTCCACCTCGTACCTGTGCGGATCGAACGGGACCTGGCGCTCCTCACCCGCTGGATGAACGACCCGGCCGTGGCCGCCTTCTGGGATCTCGCCGGACCGGAATCGGTGACCGAGTCCCATATTCGCGCGCGACTCGACGGCGACGGCCGCAGCGTGCCCTGCCTCGGCGCCCTCGACTCCACACCGATGAGCTATTTCGAGATCTACCGCGCCGACCTCGACCCGCTCTCCCGGCACTATCCCGCCCGGCCCCACGACACCGGCATCCACCTCCTCCTCGGCAGCGTCGCCGACCGCGGCCGCGGAGTTGGCACCACACTGCTGCGAGCAGTCGCCGATCTCGTGCTCGACCACCGGCCTCGCTGCACCCGAGTCATCGCAGAACCCGACCTTCGCAACACCCCTTCCGTCTCGGCCTTCCTGAGCGCCGGCTTCCGCCTCTCGGCGGAAGTCGACCTTCCCGACAAACGAGCCGCGCTCATGGTCCGTGACCGCGCCCTTCGTCACGTGCTGTGA